A region from the Microcoleus sp. FACHB-672 genome encodes:
- a CDS encoding DNA cytosine methyltransferase: MKTDISSTKPAYLDFINQQLQVSQNLENNLLVIDLFAGCGGMALGFEAAGFQTAGYEMLEDACATYRHNLSGSCNQVILTLNTDFIKKADVIIGGPPCQPFSVSGHQKGLKDSRDGFPIFIDAVDRCRPQIAIFENVRGMLFRNKTYFEEIVLALRNLNYIVEWEILNAAHYGVPQRRERLFCVAHKGGWNWPKKTHFYSPYTAGEALGELAFLAPSNSKFLTAGMDQYISKYEKASKCVTPRDLHLNIPSRTVTCRNLSAPTGDMLRIRLPDGRRRRLTVREGARLQSFPDWFEFKGSEESQCNQIGNAVPPILARVIASSVKVYLESCKQPASIIAG; encoded by the coding sequence ATGAAAACTGATATTTCTAGCACCAAGCCTGCTTACCTTGATTTTATTAACCAACAACTTCAAGTCTCTCAAAACCTAGAAAACAATCTTTTGGTGATTGATTTGTTTGCCGGCTGCGGAGGGATGGCTTTAGGTTTTGAAGCAGCCGGTTTTCAAACAGCCGGTTATGAAATGCTGGAGGATGCCTGCGCGACTTACCGGCACAATCTTAGTGGTTCATGCAATCAGGTTATCCTTACCCTAAATACAGATTTTATCAAGAAAGCAGATGTCATAATAGGTGGCCCTCCCTGCCAGCCTTTTAGCGTCAGCGGACATCAAAAAGGGCTTAAAGATAGCCGCGATGGATTTCCAATTTTTATTGATGCTGTTGACCGCTGCCGGCCACAAATTGCTATCTTTGAAAATGTGCGGGGAATGCTTTTTCGCAACAAGACTTATTTTGAAGAAATTGTCTTGGCTCTTAGAAATCTCAATTATATTGTTGAATGGGAGATTTTGAATGCCGCCCATTATGGCGTTCCTCAACGAAGAGAGCGTCTTTTTTGCGTCGCTCATAAAGGCGGTTGGAACTGGCCCAAAAAGACTCATTTTTATTCGCCCTACACTGCCGGCGAAGCACTAGGAGAACTGGCTTTCCTTGCTCCTTCCAACTCAAAATTTCTCACTGCTGGTATGGATCAATATATTAGTAAATATGAGAAAGCTTCCAAATGCGTTACACCTAGAGATTTACACCTAAATATTCCTTCTAGAACTGTAACCTGTCGTAATCTTAGCGCTCCCACCGGCGATATGCTGCGGATTCGTTTACCCGATGGGCGCAGAAGAAGATTAACCGTGCGTGAAGGTGCACGTTTACAGAGTTTTCCTGATTGGTTTGAATTCAAAGGTTCTGAAGAAAGTCAGTGCAACCAAATCGGTAATGCAGTTCCTCCCATCTTGGCAAGAGTTATAGCCAGCTCTGTTAAAGTCTATTTAGAAAGTTGCAAACAACCCGCCTCAATCATCGCCGGCTGA
- a CDS encoding CIA30 family protein, which produces MSEKTTSKWNAGRFARTLAYFGVIPFVGSISWLQTLIGMGKKAKANDRKQGVILVAGATGGVGKRVVRKLQERGYNVRALVRDAKRAKEILGNAVELVEGDITIPESLTPAVFRDVTAVVCCTGTRVQPKEGDTPTREKYYQGIKFYMPEVVDVPEVVEYQGIENLVRATRTHFQGAGDEKMIFDFTKPSQDIKETWGALDDIVMGGVSESSIRLVDNTAFFSGNVSTANSGGFASVRTKNFEPPLNLAGYAGIDLRIKGDGKRYKFIIRSEVKWDGVGYSYSFDTVYNIWITVRIPFAALIPVFRAKTVKDGEPIDTSNINSFQLMLSKFEYDGELNPKFEAGIFQLQVESIKAYGAEKFPKFVHISSAGVTRPGRPGLNLEEEPPAVRMNDQLGGILTWKLRGEDSIRFSGIPYTIIRPCALTEEPGGKALIFEQGDNIRGKVSREDIAQLCVEALEQSKASNITFEVKESQNEQNSEEWESLFSGLKTDKNPW; this is translated from the coding sequence ATGAGTGAAAAAACTACCTCCAAATGGAATGCCGGCAGGTTTGCGCGAACTCTGGCTTATTTCGGGGTGATACCCTTCGTGGGTAGCATTAGCTGGTTGCAAACGTTGATCGGAATGGGTAAAAAAGCCAAAGCAAACGATCGCAAACAGGGCGTGATCTTGGTTGCCGGTGCCACTGGCGGTGTTGGCAAACGAGTTGTGCGAAAACTCCAAGAACGGGGTTACAACGTGCGAGCGCTAGTGAGAGATGCGAAAAGAGCGAAGGAAATTCTGGGCAACGCGGTTGAGTTAGTGGAGGGAGATATCACGATCCCTGAAAGCTTGACGCCGGCAGTCTTCAGGGATGTGACAGCCGTGGTGTGCTGCACCGGCACTCGTGTGCAACCGAAAGAAGGCGACACCCCAACGCGTGAAAAATACTATCAAGGTATCAAATTTTATATGCCTGAAGTTGTGGATGTGCCGGAAGTTGTGGAATATCAAGGCATTGAGAATCTTGTGCGGGCAACGCGCACTCACTTCCAAGGTGCCGGTGATGAAAAAATGATTTTTGACTTCACAAAACCATCCCAGGATATCAAAGAAACTTGGGGTGCCCTCGATGATATTGTCATGGGTGGGGTGAGTGAAAGTTCAATTCGATTGGTAGATAATACTGCTTTTTTCTCCGGTAATGTTTCCACTGCAAATTCTGGTGGTTTTGCATCGGTTCGCACCAAAAACTTTGAGCCTCCTTTAAATTTGGCTGGGTATGCCGGTATTGATTTACGCATCAAAGGTGATGGCAAACGCTACAAATTTATCATTCGCAGCGAAGTTAAATGGGATGGCGTTGGTTATAGCTATTCCTTTGATACGGTTTACAATATTTGGATTACTGTTCGTATTCCCTTCGCTGCGTTAATTCCAGTTTTTCGCGCGAAAACTGTAAAAGACGGTGAACCAATTGACACCAGTAATATCAACTCGTTTCAGTTAATGCTGAGCAAGTTTGAATACGACGGGGAACTTAATCCCAAATTTGAAGCAGGAATTTTTCAGTTGCAAGTGGAATCTATCAAAGCTTATGGCGCTGAGAAGTTTCCAAAATTTGTTCACATTAGTTCTGCCGGCGTTACGCGTCCTGGGCGTCCCGGACTTAATTTAGAAGAAGAACCGCCGGCTGTTAGAATGAATGACCAATTGGGAGGAATTTTAACTTGGAAGTTGCGCGGCGAAGATAGTATTCGTTTTAGTGGAATTCCTTACACAATTATTAGACCTTGTGCGCTGACTGAGGAACCAGGTGGTAAAGCCTTAATATTCGAGCAAGGCGATAATATTCGAGGCAAAGTCAGCCGGGAAGATATCGCTCAGTTATGCGTAGAAGCACTTGAGCAATCAAAGGCGAGTAATATTACATTTGAAGTGAAAGAAAGCCAAAATGAGCAGAATTCGGAAGAATGGGAAAGTTTATTTTCTGGATTGAAAACTGATAAAAATCCGTGGTAG
- the alr gene encoding alanine racemase, producing the protein MLSWDKTPSLASMRCDRAWVEIDLPALAHNVQQLCRFLSPQTNLMAVVKADAYGHGAVVVAQTVLAAGARWLGVATIPEGIELRENGIQAPVLVLGATNTPEQIRALVRWRLQPTLCTPKQALVFSETLSASERSLPVHLKLDTGMSRLGAPWQQAVEFVQLVSRCPNLKIASIYSHFATADSLDPTVMQQQHSRFQAALAELQNAGIQLPKLHLANSAATLTDPALHYDMVRVGLAIYGLYPAEHLRQVVELKPVLQVKARVTQVKTIEAGTGVSYGYQFVARDPMRVAVVGIGYADGVPRNLSNKINVLVRGERVPQIGAITMDQLMLDVSAIPDLQAGEVVTLLGSEGVHQISVDDWAAMLGTISWEILCSFKHRLPRVPVGQPFEVPEQSTAQS; encoded by the coding sequence ATGCTGAGCTGGGATAAAACTCCAAGTCTTGCGTCGATGCGTTGTGATCGGGCGTGGGTGGAAATTGACTTGCCGGCGCTAGCGCACAATGTCCAGCAGTTATGTCGGTTTTTGTCTCCCCAAACAAATTTGATGGCGGTGGTGAAGGCAGATGCTTACGGGCATGGGGCGGTGGTTGTGGCGCAGACGGTATTGGCTGCCGGTGCGCGTTGGCTGGGGGTGGCTACGATCCCGGAGGGAATTGAGCTACGTGAGAACGGGATACAAGCGCCGGTGTTGGTTTTAGGGGCAACCAATACCCCTGAGCAAATTCGGGCGCTGGTGCGCTGGCGCTTGCAACCGACTCTGTGCACCCCGAAGCAAGCGCTGGTATTTTCTGAGACGTTGAGTGCCAGTGAACGATCGCTGCCGGTCCATTTAAAGCTGGATACGGGGATGTCACGACTGGGAGCACCTTGGCAGCAGGCAGTTGAGTTTGTCCAGCTGGTGTCTCGCTGCCCAAATCTGAAGATTGCCAGCATTTATTCCCATTTTGCCACGGCTGATAGTCTTGATCCAACGGTGATGCAGCAGCAGCACAGCCGGTTTCAAGCGGCACTTGCGGAACTTCAAAATGCCGGCATTCAGTTGCCCAAGCTGCATTTGGCAAATTCGGCGGCAACGTTAACTGATCCTGCTTTGCACTATGACATGGTGCGCGTGGGCTTGGCAATTTACGGGCTTTATCCGGCTGAGCATTTGCGGCAGGTGGTTGAATTGAAGCCCGTGTTGCAGGTGAAGGCGCGGGTGACGCAAGTGAAGACAATTGAAGCGGGAACCGGCGTGAGTTACGGTTATCAATTTGTTGCCCGTGATCCGATGCGTGTTGCGGTTGTGGGGATTGGCTACGCTGACGGTGTGCCGCGCAATCTTTCTAATAAAATCAATGTTTTAGTTCGAGGTGAACGGGTGCCGCAAATCGGGGCAATTACGATGGATCAGTTGATGCTGGATGTGAGTGCGATTCCTGATCTGCAAGCCGGCGAGGTGGTTACGCTGCTGGGATCTGAGGGTGTTCACCAGATATCCGTGGATGATTGGGCGGCAATGCTGGGGACAATTTCTTGGGAGATTCTTTGCAGTTTCAAACACCGGCTTCCCCGTGTGCCGGTGGGACAGCCGTTTGAAGTCCCAGAACAATCAACCGCCCAATCTTGA
- a CDS encoding adenylate/guanylate cyclase domain-containing protein gives MSLRRKTLSIVGVTIVGLVGVLYATCSTILSGSMKQAEEENTRQTVKGVLSVFAQTQDDFNSRFADWSAWDDTYNFMQGTNPEFIEENLDPVTVANLNINLALFINTSGEIVYSTGFDIKNQKTTPIPEAFRTRLTPTDQLLTHPDPDSSLAGIIMLPEGPMLIISRPIVTTQGTGPIVGSLIFGRYLDVSQVKKLERIVRLPLIVRRVRDTKLPQDFQAVREELLEVSALKAGSEPASAVNRANSPTQPTPTAEKNREAIPVHVEPLSEDTIAGYTLIRDIYNQPALLLRVDIPREIYKQGQKNLEYLLMALTVVGLGFGGCTILLLEGLVLSRLGHLTQDVSRIGECSDLALRLPVIGKDELSILGQTINKMLAALQQAQNQQQESEERHRAVVEQSSEGICLIDVNSYRILEANQAFVNLLGYSPAEILKLSLYDIGVSHNKNVDRHVERILAAKDQTIGEQLYRRQDGSLVEVEVSANSISYGGRKVLCAVVRDITERKQAEKALQRSQERLRKQDQVLVELAKSRSLIQGDLQSVCWQVTETAAITLEVDRVGVWLYNEDRSMLHCFDLYELKANRHTLDEDLAAVDYPIYFKALEQERTLVVRDVRSDARTLEFNAPDMDPLKIVALIDAPIRVGGQIVGVVCHEQTDTPRDWTLDEQNFAGSIADLVSLSLEARDRHRVEAALGQAEEKYRMIFENAIEGIFQTTPEGKYLSANPALARIYGYASPEELINNVTNISEQLYVHPSRRTEFIEAMHSNDAVSNFESQTYRRDGSIIWVSENARVVRDEQGKLLYYEGTVEDITKRRVVEEALRYQQEQSERLLLNILPESIAERLKQEEGTIADSFAEVTVLFADIVGFTELSSHISPTELVNLLNQIFSAFDRLAQTYELEKIKTIGDAYMVVGGLPVPRVDHAEAIAEMAIAMQKAIAQFNDATQQPLSIRIGINTGPVVAGVIGLKKFIYDLWGDTVNVASRMESQGLADTIQVTSTTYELLRHRYSFEERGAVEVKGKGKMTTYLLTGRIK, from the coding sequence ATGAGCCTGCGTCGAAAGACACTGTCAATCGTTGGTGTGACGATTGTCGGCTTGGTTGGTGTGCTGTATGCCACCTGTTCCACCATCTTGTCGGGCAGCATGAAGCAAGCCGAGGAGGAAAACACCCGCCAAACGGTTAAGGGCGTCCTGAGTGTTTTTGCTCAAACCCAAGATGACTTTAATAGCCGCTTTGCCGATTGGTCGGCGTGGGATGATACTTACAACTTTATGCAGGGCACGAACCCAGAATTTATTGAGGAAAACTTAGACCCAGTAACAGTGGCCAACTTAAACATCAATCTCGCTTTGTTTATCAACACTTCTGGCGAGATAGTCTATTCCACTGGCTTCGATATTAAAAACCAAAAAACCACACCGATTCCAGAAGCATTCCGCACGCGCTTAACTCCCACAGACCAACTTTTAACACACCCTGATCCAGACAGCAGCCTAGCGGGAATTATCATGCTGCCTGAAGGGCCAATGCTAATTATCTCCCGGCCCATTGTCACTACCCAAGGCACCGGCCCGATTGTGGGTAGCCTGATTTTTGGTCGGTATTTAGATGTCTCTCAAGTTAAGAAATTAGAGCGGATCGTGCGATTGCCGCTCATAGTGCGCCGCGTTAGGGACACGAAACTGCCGCAAGACTTTCAGGCAGTGCGAGAAGAATTGTTAGAGGTTAGCGCTTTGAAGGCCGGTTCTGAGCCGGCATCTGCTGTCAATCGCGCCAATTCCCCGACTCAACCTACCCCGACAGCGGAAAAGAACCGAGAAGCAATACCCGTTCATGTCGAGCCGTTGAGCGAAGATACGATTGCCGGTTACACCCTCATCCGCGACATCTATAACCAGCCGGCGCTACTATTGCGGGTGGATATTCCCAGAGAAATCTACAAGCAAGGTCAGAAGAACTTAGAGTATCTGCTGATGGCCCTAACCGTTGTCGGCTTGGGGTTTGGGGGTTGCACCATTCTGCTTCTAGAGGGATTGGTTCTGTCTCGCTTAGGACATCTGACGCAGGATGTCAGCCGCATTGGTGAGTGCAGCGATCTTGCACTGCGGTTGCCGGTGATTGGCAAAGATGAGCTGTCAATCCTGGGACAGACGATTAACAAGATGCTGGCAGCTTTACAACAAGCTCAGAACCAGCAGCAAGAAAGCGAAGAACGCCATCGCGCTGTCGTTGAGCAATCGTCAGAAGGAATTTGCTTAATAGATGTAAATAGCTATCGCATCCTGGAAGCTAATCAAGCGTTTGTCAATCTTCTAGGTTACTCACCGGCAGAGATTCTTAAACTAAGCTTGTACGATATCGGTGTCTCCCATAACAAGAATGTTGATCGCCATGTTGAACGGATTTTGGCAGCGAAAGACCAAACGATTGGTGAACAACTCTACCGCCGGCAGGATGGTTCACTCGTTGAGGTAGAAGTTAGCGCCAACTCGATCTCTTATGGAGGTCGAAAAGTCTTATGTGCAGTTGTGCGGGACATTACAGAGCGAAAACAAGCCGAGAAGGCATTGCAACGAAGCCAGGAACGGCTTCGCAAACAAGATCAAGTGCTGGTAGAACTGGCGAAAAGTCGAAGTCTCATTCAAGGCGATTTGCAATCGGTGTGCTGGCAAGTCACCGAAACTGCCGCGATCACCCTAGAGGTTGATCGGGTGGGTGTGTGGCTGTACAACGAAGATCGTTCCATGCTTCATTGCTTCGATCTTTATGAATTGAAGGCCAACCGACATACTTTAGATGAGGATCTGGCAGCCGTCGATTACCCAATCTACTTTAAAGCTTTAGAACAAGAGCGGACGCTGGTCGTGCGAGATGTGCGAAGCGATGCGAGAACCCTTGAGTTTAACGCTCCCGACATGGACCCCCTGAAGATCGTCGCGCTGATCGATGCGCCGATCCGTGTCGGGGGTCAAATTGTGGGGGTTGTGTGTCACGAACAAACCGACACCCCCCGCGATTGGACACTGGATGAGCAAAACTTTGCCGGCTCAATCGCGGATTTAGTTTCTTTAAGTTTAGAAGCGCGAGATCGCCACCGGGTAGAGGCTGCATTAGGCCAAGCGGAAGAGAAATATCGCATGATCTTTGAGAATGCGATTGAAGGCATTTTCCAGACCACGCCAGAGGGGAAATATCTGAGCGCAAATCCCGCGCTGGCTCGCATTTATGGATATGCTTCCCCGGAAGAACTTATCAATAATGTAACGAATATATCCGAACAACTTTACGTTCACCCTAGCCGGCGTACCGAGTTTATTGAGGCAATGCACAGCAACGATGCGGTGTCAAATTTTGAATCTCAAACTTATCGCAGAGATGGCAGTATTATTTGGGTGTCGGAAAATGCCCGTGTGGTGCGTGACGAGCAAGGTAAACTGCTTTACTATGAAGGCACCGTGGAAGACATTACAAAGCGCAGGGTGGTAGAAGAAGCGCTGCGTTACCAGCAAGAACAATCTGAGCGTCTGCTACTCAATATTTTGCCAGAGTCGATTGCAGAGCGGTTAAAACAGGAAGAAGGCACGATTGCCGACAGTTTCGCTGAGGTGACTGTTTTGTTTGCCGATATTGTTGGCTTTACCGAACTTTCTAGCCATATCTCTCCCACGGAACTGGTCAACTTGCTGAATCAAATCTTCTCAGCCTTTGACCGGCTTGCCCAGACGTACGAGTTGGAGAAGATTAAAACAATTGGCGACGCTTATATGGTTGTCGGTGGACTGCCGGTGCCACGGGTGGATCATGCAGAGGCGATTGCAGAAATGGCCATCGCCATGCAAAAAGCAATTGCTCAGTTTAATGATGCCACCCAACAACCGCTGAGTATCCGGATCGGTATTAATACTGGCCCTGTGGTTGCCGGTGTTATCGGTCTTAAAAAATTCATTTACGATCTATGGGGTGACACGGTTAATGTGGCTAGCCGGATGGAATCTCAAGGTCTTGCAGATACGATTCAAGTGACTTCAACCACTTATGAGCTATTGCGACATAGGTATTCGTTTGAAGAACGGGGTGCAGTCGAAGTCAAAGGCAAGGGAAAGATGACTACTTATCTACTCACCGGCAGGATTAAATAG
- a CDS encoding cytochrome-c peroxidase, protein MKQLKFVKKFKLRFYILTITLLVFLIIFPWQQLYKTDESSIATVAEQVVKTTVVAEPVQPIPLHIKLNNKKVVLGDKLFHDPRLSHNNTISCASCHGLNTGGVDRSPFSFGINGTVGFLNAPTVYNSGFNFKQNWDGRSDTLESQIDSTVQNPISMGETWPEIVKKLKKSPEYVKVFNALYSNGITGDNIKDAIATFERSLYTPNSRFDKFLRGDKNAITEEEKEGYRIFKDYGCVSCHQGVNLGGNLYQKFGIISDPFAGRKVKKADLGRYNITGNEEDRYVFKVPSLRNITLTPPYFHDGSIKTIEQAIAVMAQYQLGRQLSPEQLDLMSKFLRTLNGEYQGKPL, encoded by the coding sequence ATGAAGCAACTTAAATTTGTTAAAAAATTCAAACTTCGCTTTTATATTCTTACGATTACGCTGCTTGTCTTTTTAATTATTTTTCCTTGGCAGCAGCTTTATAAAACAGACGAATCTTCGATTGCTACGGTTGCGGAACAAGTGGTAAAAACCACTGTTGTTGCTGAACCCGTTCAGCCAATCCCACTGCATATCAAACTAAATAACAAAAAAGTTGTTTTGGGAGATAAACTTTTCCATGACCCACGGCTTTCTCACAATAATACGATTTCCTGTGCAAGTTGCCACGGTTTGAACACAGGAGGCGTGGATCGCTCGCCCTTTTCCTTTGGCATCAACGGTACGGTCGGTTTTTTAAATGCTCCTACAGTTTATAACAGCGGATTCAATTTTAAACAAAACTGGGATGGGCGTTCTGATACTTTAGAATCTCAGATTGATAGCACTGTTCAAAATCCAATCAGCATGGGCGAAACTTGGCCAGAAATTGTTAAAAAACTCAAGAAATCTCCAGAGTATGTTAAAGTTTTTAACGCTTTGTACTCGAATGGCATTACCGGCGACAATATCAAAGACGCTATTGCAACTTTCGAGCGATCTTTATATACGCCTAATTCCCGATTTGATAAGTTTTTGAGAGGAGATAAAAATGCTATTACCGAAGAAGAAAAAGAAGGTTATCGCATTTTTAAGGATTATGGCTGTGTGAGCTGCCATCAAGGCGTTAACTTGGGCGGAAATTTATATCAGAAATTTGGCATTATCAGCGATCCCTTTGCCGGTCGCAAGGTTAAGAAAGCCGATTTAGGACGCTATAATATCACCGGCAATGAGGAAGATCGGTACGTTTTCAAGGTGCCGAGTCTGCGAAATATCACTCTGACCCCCCCTTATTTTCACGATGGTTCAATCAAAACCATTGAACAAGCTATTGCTGTGATGGCACAGTATCAATTAGGACGTCAGCTATCACCCGAACAGCTCGATTTGATGAGCAAGTTCCTGAGAACTCTAAATGGTGAATATCAAGGGAAGCCATTATGA
- a CDS encoding adenylate/guanylate cyclase domain-containing protein, with amino-acid sequence MCQPLYSGELKAALREITETAARTLSVARTSVWLYNSDKSALQCIDLYELLHSYHSSGTELQAIDYPAYFKALETYRAIAAHKAHTDSRTKEFSQFYLTPLGINSMLDVPIRLSGQRVGVLCLEHIGPARKWALEEENFASYLAYMTSLAMESCDRKRAQEALREEQEKVERLLLNILPQPIAERLKQETGSIADSFEEVTVLFADIVGFTQLSATISPTQLVELLNEIFSTFDQLAERHDLEKIKTIGDAYMVVGGLPMPRSDHAQAIAEMAMDMQQEVAKFSVKNGQPFNIRIGINTGPVVAGVIGLKKFIYDLWGDTVNTASRMESHGIAGAIQVTATTYELLQNQYKFEKRGLIEVKGKGEMEAFLLTGRKVRG; translated from the coding sequence ATGTGCCAGCCGCTTTACAGCGGCGAATTAAAGGCGGCATTGCGAGAGATTACTGAAACAGCAGCACGCACTTTGAGCGTAGCAAGAACCAGTGTGTGGCTCTACAACTCAGATAAATCAGCACTGCAATGCATTGATCTCTACGAACTTCTTCATTCCTACCATTCATCGGGAACTGAGCTGCAAGCTATTGATTATCCAGCTTATTTCAAAGCATTAGAAACTTACCGCGCCATCGCCGCACATAAAGCCCACACAGACTCCCGCACAAAAGAGTTTTCACAATTCTATTTAACGCCTTTAGGAATTAACTCGATGTTAGATGTACCCATTCGTCTCAGTGGGCAACGCGTAGGGGTGCTGTGTTTAGAACACATCGGGCCGGCTCGAAAATGGGCGCTAGAAGAAGAAAACTTTGCAAGTTACTTAGCTTACATGACTTCTCTGGCAATGGAATCCTGTGATCGCAAACGAGCGCAAGAAGCACTGCGCGAAGAACAAGAAAAGGTTGAGCGTCTACTTCTCAACATTTTGCCCCAACCGATTGCAGAACGCCTCAAACAAGAAACCGGCTCTATTGCCGACAGTTTCGAGGAGGTGACTGTCCTGTTTGCTGATATTGTAGGTTTTACCCAACTTTCTGCCACCATCTCTCCCACCCAACTTGTCGAGTTATTGAATGAAATCTTTTCAACCTTTGACCAGCTAGCAGAACGGCACGATTTAGAAAAAATCAAGACCATAGGGGATGCCTATATGGTGGTCGGCGGTCTTCCCATGCCTCGTTCAGATCATGCACAAGCGATCGCAGAAATGGCAATGGATATGCAACAAGAAGTTGCCAAATTTAGTGTAAAAAATGGCCAACCTTTTAACATTCGCATCGGGATCAATACTGGCCCTGTGGTTGCCGGCGTCATCGGACTCAAAAAATTTATTTACGATCTCTGGGGAGATACGGTCAACACAGCGAGCCGGATGGAATCTCACGGCATTGCCGGTGCTATTCAAGTCACAGCGACGACCTACGAGTTATTACAAAATCAGTATAAATTTGAGAAACGCGGTCTCATTGAGGTAAAAGGCAAAGGCGAAATGGAAGCTTTTCTGCTCACCGGCAGAAAAGTGAGGGGCTAG